From Bacillota bacterium, the proteins below share one genomic window:
- a CDS encoding S8 family peptidase → MWPIAGVLVVATLGARLARNRARQVRCPDRKIVTFWKDVPLSQGLILVRSLGGEIIRELPLINGVVCEFPRATVEFYRALALSPQIMDVEEDGVMRILCRWRRPTLLPTQNVPWGVKRVGAPEAWRYSRGRGVKVAVIDTGVNAGHPDLTDAVRGGVNFLDPNAPPLDDNGHGTHVTGIIAARDNEIGVVGVAPEAEVYSLKAFDGQGAGAISNIISAVEWCVQNGMQIVNMSFGGNKNRALGRALQAALEAGVILVAAAGNSGRPNSVDFPASHPGVLAVTALNPDDTLAGYSSRGPEVDLAAPGSRILSAYGDGYRELSGTSMAAPHVSGVAALLLAREPGLSGDEVARRLKETATTLPYLAPEEQGAGLVNAPASLGIED, encoded by the coding sequence GTGTGGCCCATTGCTGGCGTGCTGGTGGTTGCGACCCTGGGTGCGCGTCTGGCCCGGAACCGGGCGAGGCAGGTGCGGTGCCCGGACCGGAAAATCGTCACTTTCTGGAAGGATGTTCCCCTCAGCCAGGGGCTCATCCTGGTGAGGTCTTTGGGAGGGGAGATCATCCGGGAATTGCCCCTCATAAACGGGGTAGTGTGCGAGTTTCCCAGAGCCACCGTGGAGTTTTACCGTGCCCTGGCCCTGTCGCCCCAGATCATGGACGTAGAGGAGGACGGCGTGATGCGTATCCTCTGCCGGTGGCGCAGGCCCACCCTGCTGCCGACTCAGAACGTACCCTGGGGAGTGAAGCGGGTGGGAGCACCCGAAGCCTGGCGGTACAGCCGGGGGCGGGGCGTCAAGGTGGCCGTGATCGACACAGGAGTGAATGCCGGGCACCCCGACCTGACGGATGCCGTGCGGGGAGGAGTGAACTTCTTAGATCCCAACGCCCCTCCCCTGGATGACAACGGCCATGGCACCCACGTAACCGGGATCATTGCCGCCCGCGACAACGAGATAGGGGTGGTGGGCGTCGCCCCCGAGGCCGAGGTATACTCGTTAAAGGCCTTTGACGGGCAGGGGGCGGGGGCGATCTCCAACATCATCAGCGCAGTGGAGTGGTGTGTCCAGAACGGCATGCAGATCGTCAACATGAGCTTCGGGGGGAACAAAAACCGTGCCCTGGGCAGGGCCTTGCAGGCGGCCCTTGAGGCCGGGGTGATACTGGTGGCTGCGGCCGGCAACAGCGGACGCCCTAACTCGGTGGACTTCCCCGCCAGCCATCCCGGCGTGCTGGCGGTCACCGCTTTGAATCCCGATGACACCCTGGCCGGTTACAGCAGCCGGGGACCGGAGGTGGACCTGGCGGCTCCGGGATCGCGCATTCTCTCGGCGTACGGAGACGGTTACAGGGAATTGAGCGGCACCTCTATGGCGGCGCCCCACGTGAGCGGCGTGGCTGCCCTGCTGCTTGCGCGTGAGCCCGGGCTGAGCGGCGATGAGGTGGCCCGGCGCCTGAAGGAGACAGCCACCACGCTGCCATACCTCGCCCCCGAAGAGCAGGGGGCAGGGTTGGTGAACGCCCCGGCCTCCCTGGGCATAGAAGATTGA
- a CDS encoding glycosyl hydrolase family 18 protein: MKLALRSLGVLILLLVALGVFAVRVIIPPAARVGKPRPPIPGRAEVLLGARRVGWARVDAQGVVWLPVEMVREHFDPAMRLIAAHRAQTSTSPWRLSMASPEATRFVQAEPVLIELYAPDGRVPIEALQEMYGIVVELVGARVLIDRAGREIPLVTTPTSLRVRGRPWPLWPGKTVPAGTSLLVYDQVGGWFLVRTGDGTTGYVPVGKVEKAGVHPVSAPPRLPPHRVSGPVCLTWEHVTRPGGPDLESIGPLPGLNVVSPTWLHLEGEDGSLSSGCNASYVSWAHGRGYAVWVLVGNNFDPELTRKVLQDEKARQHLIRQLLVYCRLFSLDGINVDFENVYPSEKQVFVRFVEDLSRLARAEGLTVSVDVTVKSPSPTWSGFLDRRALARAADYLVLMGYDEHYAGSPQAGSVASLPWVEKGIRGLLEEVPPEKLLLGMPFYTRLWKQERQPGGGYRLTSQALGMVEVEAILARKGVVPRLDPATGQDYARWEEDGVTYQVWLENERSILARIRLASRYRLAGVASWRRGFEKPSVWEVISSQLDALR; this comes from the coding sequence TTGTTGCCCTGGGCGTGTTCGCCGTGCGGGTAATCATCCCCCCTGCGGCTCGGGTGGGGAAACCCCGGCCCCCCATCCCCGGCCGGGCAGAGGTGCTGCTGGGCGCGCGCCGGGTAGGGTGGGCCCGGGTGGATGCCCAGGGGGTGGTGTGGCTTCCTGTGGAGATGGTGCGCGAGCACTTTGACCCTGCCATGCGCCTGATCGCTGCGCACAGGGCTCAGACTTCCACTTCGCCCTGGCGCCTGTCCATGGCTTCTCCGGAAGCCACAAGATTCGTTCAGGCCGAACCGGTGCTGATCGAGTTGTACGCTCCCGATGGGCGGGTACCCATCGAGGCGCTGCAGGAAATGTACGGCATCGTGGTGGAACTGGTGGGCGCACGCGTACTGATCGATCGGGCGGGGCGGGAGATCCCCCTGGTGACAACCCCCACGTCCCTGCGGGTACGGGGCCGGCCCTGGCCCTTATGGCCGGGCAAGACCGTGCCGGCCGGCACTTCCCTGCTGGTTTACGATCAGGTGGGCGGGTGGTTCCTGGTGCGCACCGGGGACGGGACGACCGGGTATGTGCCGGTTGGGAAGGTGGAAAAGGCGGGTGTTCACCCCGTATCCGCGCCTCCCCGGTTACCACCCCACAGGGTCAGCGGTCCGGTGTGTCTCACCTGGGAGCACGTTACCCGTCCGGGCGGTCCCGACCTGGAGAGCATAGGTCCTCTCCCGGGCCTCAACGTGGTTTCCCCCACCTGGTTGCACCTGGAGGGTGAGGACGGTTCCCTATCTTCCGGTTGCAACGCTTCTTACGTGAGTTGGGCGCACGGGCGGGGATACGCAGTGTGGGTTCTGGTGGGCAACAACTTTGACCCTGAACTCACCCGCAAGGTTCTGCAGGATGAGAAGGCGCGACAGCACCTGATCAGGCAACTGCTCGTGTACTGCCGTCTCTTTTCCCTCGATGGCATTAACGTGGACTTTGAAAACGTTTATCCTTCCGAGAAGCAGGTGTTCGTGAGGTTTGTGGAGGACCTCTCCCGTCTGGCCCGGGCAGAAGGTCTTACGGTATCGGTTGATGTCACCGTGAAGTCCCCCAGCCCGACCTGGTCGGGGTTCCTTGACCGCCGGGCGCTGGCCCGTGCCGCCGATTACCTGGTTCTAATGGGGTATGACGAGCACTATGCCGGTTCTCCGCAGGCGGGATCGGTGGCATCGCTGCCCTGGGTGGAGAAGGGGATTCGGGGGCTGCTCGAGGAGGTGCCCCCCGAGAAGCTGCTGCTGGGGATGCCCTTCTACACCCGGCTCTGGAAACAGGAGCGGCAGCCCGGGGGCGGGTATAGGCTCACTTCCCAGGCTCTGGGCATGGTGGAGGTGGAAGCCATCCTGGCCCGAAAGGGTGTGGTCCCCCGGCTGGACCCGGCTACCGGCCAGGATTACGCCCGCTGGGAGGAGGACGGCGTGACCTATCAGGTATGGCTGGAAAACGAACGTTCTATCCTGGCCCGCATCAGGTTGGCCTCGAGGTACCGGCTGGCGGGAGTGGCCTCCTGGAGACGGGGGTTCGAGAAGCCGTCCGTATGGGAGGTCATCTCGTCCCAACTGGATGCCCTGCGCTAA